In a single window of the Saccharothrix australiensis genome:
- a CDS encoding ABC transporter substrate-binding protein, whose protein sequence is MRVVRCLWLLCLLVACGVPAVDPADGAHGRITFVDSQDLSRNPYIKQRVDEWNERNTRHDQVTYVSMPRSTDEYRAQLMARAQDLAGARGDVRSQCYDVMALDSVWTAGFAASGYLVPLSRAEFRVDDFMPAAVESSTTRDDPAIRDELWAVPWRADVGMLYYRADLLAAEGRRPPSTWAELEELAATLGPKHGLAGYVAQLNHYEGLTVNALEAVWGHGGDADRLDAPEAEAGVGMLARGIRRGWIPEAALGYDETASLAEFAEGRALFLRNWPFARSRLDASPLRDRYGVAALPGAGALGGWNLAISRCSAHRGTAREFIRFLTGDESQRFLLENAGYPPTLRGLYEEPDLNARLPHLAVLRAAVANARNRPVSAHYDEVTKVMQRALHSALRNPESLKAELRQLPDRVRRARAGR, encoded by the coding sequence GTGCGCGTGGTTAGGTGCCTGTGGCTGCTGTGCCTCCTGGTCGCGTGCGGCGTCCCGGCGGTGGACCCGGCGGACGGCGCCCACGGCCGCATCACGTTCGTGGACAGCCAGGACCTGTCCCGGAACCCGTACATCAAGCAGCGCGTGGACGAGTGGAACGAGCGGAACACCCGCCACGACCAGGTGACCTACGTGTCGATGCCCAGGTCGACCGACGAGTACCGCGCGCAGCTGATGGCCCGCGCGCAGGACCTGGCGGGCGCGCGGGGCGACGTCCGGTCCCAGTGCTACGACGTGATGGCCCTGGACTCGGTGTGGACGGCGGGGTTCGCCGCGTCCGGCTACCTGGTGCCGCTGTCGCGCGCCGAGTTCCGCGTCGACGACTTCATGCCCGCGGCGGTGGAGTCCTCGACCACCCGCGACGACCCGGCCATCCGCGACGAGCTGTGGGCGGTGCCGTGGCGCGCGGACGTCGGGATGCTCTACTACCGCGCGGACCTGCTGGCCGCCGAGGGCCGCCGTCCGCCGTCGACGTGGGCCGAGCTGGAGGAGCTGGCCGCCACCCTGGGGCCGAAGCACGGGCTGGCGGGGTACGTCGCCCAGCTCAACCACTACGAGGGGCTGACCGTCAACGCCCTGGAGGCCGTGTGGGGCCACGGCGGCGACGCGGACCGGCTCGACGCGCCGGAGGCCGAGGCGGGCGTCGGGATGCTGGCGCGCGGCATCCGGCGGGGCTGGATACCGGAGGCCGCGCTCGGCTACGACGAGACGGCCAGCCTGGCGGAGTTCGCCGAGGGGCGGGCGCTGTTCCTGCGCAACTGGCCGTTCGCGCGGTCACGGCTCGACGCCTCGCCGCTGCGGGACCGCTACGGCGTGGCCGCGCTGCCCGGCGCGGGCGCGTTGGGCGGGTGGAACCTCGCCATCTCCCGGTGCTCGGCGCACCGCGGGACCGCGCGGGAGTTCATCCGGTTCCTGACCGGCGACGAGAGCCAGCGGTTCCTGCTGGAGAACGCCGGCTACCCGCCGACGCTGCGCGGCCTGTACGAGGAGCCGGACCTGAACGCCCGGCTGCCGCACCTGGCCGTGCTGCGGGCGGCGGTGGCCAACGCGCGCAACCGACCGGTCTCCGCCCACTACGACGAGGTGACCAAGGTGATGCAGCGCGCCCTGCACAGCGCGCTGCGCAACCCGGAGTCGCTGAAGGCCGAGCTGAGACAGCTGCCCGACCGCGTCCGGCGTGCGCGCGCGGGCCGGTAG
- the aceE gene encoding pyruvate dehydrogenase (acetyl-transferring), homodimeric type — protein sequence MSPQNTPERVHVIRDGLAAHLPDIDPEETAEWLESFDAALKGGGQQRARYLMLRLLERARENHVGVPSLTSTDYVNTIPTEREPWFPGDEEVERRYRAWIRWNAAMTVHRAQRPGVGVGGHISTYASSASLYEVGFNHFFRGKDHPGGGDHVFIQGHASPGVYARAFLEGRLSARQLDGFRQEFSHAGPGGGLPSYPHPRLMPDFWEFPTVSMGLGPMNAIYQARFNRYLRDRGIKDTTDQRVWAFLGDGEMDEPESRGLLQIAANEQLDNLTFVVNCNLQRLDGPVRGNGKIIQELEAFFRGAGWNVIKVIWGREWDALLHADRDGALVNLMNQTPDGDYQTYKANDGAYVKEHFFGRDPRTKELVAPMTDDEVWNLKRGGHDYRKVYAAYKAASEHHGQPTVILAKTIKGYGLGPHFAGRNATHQMKKMTHEDLKLFRDSLRIPIADKDLDPYLPPYYHPGQDAPEIRYLLERRKQLGGFVPERRTKSKALVLPGDKVYDVVRRGSGKQEVATTMAFVRLVRDLAKDPEIGGRIVPIIPDEARTFGMDSMFPAQKIYNPNGQLYTSVDAQLMLAYKESEQGQILHEGINEAGSTASFTAAGTSYATHGEPMIPIYIFYSMFGFQRTGDGLWAAADQMARGFVLGATAGRTTLTGEGLQHADGHSLLLAHTNPAVIAYDPAWSFEVAHIVKDGLRRMYGEDAENVFYYLTVYNEPYQQPAEPADLDVEGLLKGLYRYQQAPGSGPRAQVLASGVAMPWAIEAQRLLAEDWGVQADVWSATSYSELRREAVDVDRHNLLHPDEEPRVPYVTQALSGVAGPVVAVSDWMTAVPDLIRPYVPTDMTTLGTDGFGFSDTRPAARRHFLVDAESITVATLAALAKRGEVQQSLVVQAARKYRIDDVGAAGPSTTDAGLA from the coding sequence CATCCCCACCGAGCGCGAGCCGTGGTTCCCCGGTGACGAGGAGGTGGAGCGCCGCTACCGCGCGTGGATCCGCTGGAACGCGGCGATGACCGTGCACCGCGCCCAGCGGCCGGGCGTGGGCGTCGGCGGCCACATCTCGACCTACGCCTCGTCGGCGAGCCTCTACGAGGTCGGCTTCAACCACTTCTTCCGGGGCAAGGACCACCCCGGCGGCGGCGACCACGTGTTCATCCAGGGCCACGCCTCGCCGGGCGTGTACGCGCGGGCGTTCCTGGAGGGCAGGCTGTCGGCGCGGCAGCTCGACGGCTTCCGCCAGGAGTTCTCGCACGCCGGTCCGGGCGGCGGGCTGCCGTCCTACCCGCACCCGCGGCTGATGCCGGACTTCTGGGAGTTCCCGACCGTCTCGATGGGCCTCGGCCCGATGAACGCGATCTACCAGGCGCGGTTCAACCGCTACCTGCGCGACCGGGGCATCAAGGACACCACCGACCAGCGCGTGTGGGCGTTCCTCGGCGACGGCGAGATGGACGAGCCGGAGTCGCGCGGCCTGCTCCAGATCGCCGCGAACGAGCAACTGGACAACCTGACCTTCGTGGTCAACTGCAACCTCCAGCGCCTCGACGGCCCGGTCCGCGGCAACGGCAAGATCATCCAGGAGCTGGAGGCGTTCTTCCGCGGCGCGGGCTGGAACGTCATCAAGGTCATCTGGGGCCGCGAGTGGGACGCCCTGCTGCACGCCGACCGCGACGGCGCGCTGGTGAACCTGATGAACCAGACGCCGGACGGCGACTACCAGACGTACAAGGCGAACGACGGCGCGTACGTCAAGGAGCACTTCTTCGGCCGCGACCCGCGGACCAAGGAGCTGGTCGCGCCGATGACCGACGACGAGGTGTGGAACCTCAAGCGCGGCGGCCACGACTACCGCAAGGTGTACGCGGCGTACAAGGCGGCCTCGGAGCACCACGGCCAGCCGACGGTCATCCTCGCCAAGACCATCAAGGGCTACGGCCTGGGCCCGCACTTCGCCGGGCGCAACGCCACGCACCAGATGAAGAAGATGACCCACGAGGACCTGAAGCTGTTCCGGGACAGCCTGCGCATCCCGATCGCGGACAAGGACCTCGACCCGTACCTGCCGCCGTACTACCACCCCGGCCAGGACGCGCCGGAGATCCGGTACCTGCTGGAGCGCCGCAAGCAGCTCGGCGGCTTCGTGCCGGAGCGCCGCACCAAGTCCAAGGCGCTGGTGCTGCCCGGCGACAAGGTCTACGACGTGGTGCGCCGCGGCTCGGGCAAGCAGGAGGTCGCCACCACGATGGCGTTCGTCCGGCTGGTGCGCGACCTGGCCAAGGACCCGGAGATCGGCGGCCGGATCGTGCCGATCATCCCGGACGAGGCGCGCACGTTCGGCATGGACTCGATGTTCCCGGCGCAGAAGATCTACAACCCGAACGGGCAGCTGTACACGTCGGTCGACGCGCAGCTCATGCTGGCCTACAAGGAGTCCGAGCAGGGCCAGATCCTGCACGAGGGCATCAACGAGGCCGGTTCCACCGCGTCGTTCACGGCGGCGGGCACGTCCTACGCCACGCACGGCGAGCCGATGATCCCGATCTACATCTTCTACTCGATGTTCGGGTTCCAGCGGACCGGCGACGGCCTGTGGGCGGCGGCCGACCAGATGGCGCGCGGCTTCGTGCTGGGCGCGACGGCGGGCCGCACCACGCTGACCGGCGAGGGCCTCCAGCACGCCGACGGGCACTCGCTGCTGCTCGCGCACACCAACCCGGCCGTGATCGCCTACGACCCGGCGTGGTCGTTCGAGGTGGCGCACATCGTCAAGGACGGCCTGCGGCGGATGTACGGCGAGGACGCCGAGAACGTCTTCTACTACCTGACCGTCTACAACGAGCCGTACCAGCAGCCCGCCGAGCCGGCGGACCTGGACGTGGAGGGCTTGCTCAAGGGCCTCTACCGCTACCAGCAGGCGCCCGGCTCGGGCCCGCGGGCGCAGGTGCTGGCGTCCGGTGTGGCGATGCCGTGGGCGATCGAGGCGCAGCGGCTGCTGGCCGAGGACTGGGGCGTGCAGGCCGACGTCTGGTCCGCGACGTCGTACTCGGAGCTGCGCCGCGAGGCCGTTGACGTCGACCGGCACAACCTGCTGCACCCGGACGAGGAGCCGCGCGTGCCGTACGTGACGCAGGCGCTGTCCGGCGTGGCGGGCCCCGTGGTGGCGGTGTCGGACTGGATGACGGCCGTGCCGGACCTGATCCGGCCGTACGTGCCGACCGACATGACGACGCTGGGCACGGACGGCTTCGGCTTCTCCGACACGCGGCCCGCGGCGCGGCGGCACTTCCTGGTCGACGCGGAGTCGATCACGGTGGCGACGCTGGCGGCGCTGGCGAAGCGCGGCGAGGTCCAGCAGTCGCTGGTCGTGCAGGCGGCGCGCAAGTACCGCATCGACGACGTGGGCGCGGCCGGCCCGTCCACGACGGACGCGGGCCTGGCCTGA
- the pnuC gene encoding nicotinamide riboside transporter PnuC: MRVLVDHGFTVFGQQVSYAEFTGQVFALVVVYLAQRRSLWTWPVQLLSVTLLFVVYVSAHLGGTASRQVVIALITLYGWWAWTRRRDPVFGVVVRRGTVRERVAVGAAFVVGTSAFALVLDALDASWAPWPDAAIFVGTVLAFALQGLGLVEFWLVWLVVDAIGVPLQLQSGLYFSALVYTVFAALVVRGWVDWNREAKRAALAAAAR, translated from the coding sequence ATGCGCGTCCTGGTGGATCACGGCTTCACGGTCTTCGGCCAGCAGGTGTCCTACGCCGAGTTCACCGGTCAGGTGTTCGCCCTGGTCGTGGTGTACCTGGCGCAGCGCCGGTCGCTGTGGACGTGGCCCGTGCAGCTCCTGTCGGTCACCCTCCTGTTCGTCGTCTACGTCTCCGCGCACCTCGGCGGCACGGCGTCCCGCCAGGTCGTGATCGCGCTGATCACCCTCTACGGCTGGTGGGCGTGGACCCGCCGCCGCGACCCGGTGTTCGGCGTGGTCGTGCGCAGGGGCACGGTCCGCGAGCGCGTCGCCGTCGGAGCGGCCTTCGTGGTGGGCACGTCGGCGTTCGCGCTGGTCCTGGACGCGCTGGACGCGTCGTGGGCACCGTGGCCGGACGCGGCGATCTTCGTCGGCACGGTGCTCGCGTTCGCGCTCCAGGGCCTGGGCCTGGTCGAGTTCTGGCTGGTGTGGCTGGTGGTGGACGCGATCGGCGTGCCGCTCCAGCTCCAGTCCGGCCTGTACTTCAGCGCGCTGGTCTACACGGTGTTCGCCGCGCTGGTCGTGCGCGGCTGGGTCGACTGGAACCGCGAGGCGAAACGAGCGGCCCTGGCCGCGGCCGCGCGCTGA
- a CDS encoding mechanosensitive ion channel family protein: MGSQITDGLGQAWAMVATFVPKLLGFLLVLLIGWLIAKALAKAVGFLLERAGFDRLVERSGLGGAMSRSPIDASVLIVKLVYYAVLLIALQLAFGVFGAGNAVSTLLNEVIAYLPRIVVAIVLVLVAAAIGKAVRGLVAGALGERPYTRALGGTAYGFILALGVIAALNQLGIAVSVTMPVLIAVLATVAGVVVVGVGGGLVRPMQERWEGWLQRAQEEAKASAPEPRRSQEPVTSSARAGEPVTSSARAAEPATSSARATSTWQAQMDPPTPPAGLPRPPQPQQQSQPQHQAQHQSPPQPHQSQPQHQSQPQHQSQPGWHPGPER, from the coding sequence GTGGGCTCCCAGATCACCGACGGGCTCGGCCAGGCGTGGGCGATGGTGGCCACGTTCGTGCCGAAGCTGCTCGGCTTCCTGCTCGTGCTGCTGATCGGCTGGCTCATCGCCAAGGCGCTCGCCAAGGCGGTGGGCTTCCTCCTCGAACGGGCCGGGTTCGACCGGCTGGTGGAGAGGTCCGGCCTGGGCGGCGCGATGAGCCGGTCGCCGATCGACGCGTCCGTCCTGATCGTCAAGCTCGTCTACTACGCCGTGCTGCTGATCGCGCTGCAGCTCGCGTTCGGGGTGTTCGGCGCGGGCAACGCGGTGAGCACCCTGCTCAACGAGGTCATCGCGTACCTGCCGCGCATCGTCGTGGCGATCGTCCTCGTCCTGGTCGCCGCCGCCATCGGGAAGGCGGTGCGCGGCCTGGTCGCGGGCGCGCTCGGCGAGCGGCCGTACACGCGGGCGCTCGGGGGCACCGCCTACGGCTTCATCCTGGCGCTCGGCGTCATCGCCGCGCTGAACCAGCTCGGCATCGCGGTGTCGGTGACCATGCCGGTGCTGATCGCCGTCCTGGCGACGGTGGCGGGTGTGGTCGTGGTCGGCGTCGGCGGCGGCCTGGTGCGGCCCATGCAGGAGCGCTGGGAGGGGTGGCTCCAGCGGGCGCAGGAGGAGGCCAAGGCGTCCGCGCCCGAGCCGCGCCGGTCGCAGGAGCCGGTGACGTCCTCGGCCCGCGCCGGGGAGCCGGTGACGTCCTCGGCCCGCGCCGCGGAGCCGGCGACGTCCTCCGCCCGCGCCACCTCCACGTGGCAGGCGCAGATGGACCCGCCCACGCCCCCGGCGGGGCTGCCCCGGCCGCCCCAGCCCCAGCAGCAGTCGCAGCCCCAGCACCAGGCGCAGCACCAGTCCCCGCCTCAGCCCCACCAGTCCCAGCCTCAGCACCAGTCCCAGCCCCAGCACCAGTCCCAGCCCGGCTGGCACCCCGGCCCCGAGCGGTGA
- a CDS encoding substrate-binding domain-containing protein, which yields MGTPRPAVHRTILAVDVSGFGARDLSQQQAIRHGLYEALVGAFAECGVEWTDDWHGTYHEDRGDGLFVLVPAGVPNSRVVSTLPHALVGRLRRHNATSAPEARIRLRAAITAGEVLNDGNGVMGDGLVLAFRLLDCAPLRAELAQHPGVLALIVSDRFFQDVVRPDPACDPDSYGEVAVDVKEVRGTAWICRPDHPPPPPPPPGRRARPRWSVSALTALLALPLLCDALLAAPVPPAPCPEPVQLNVLTSTEKQDVVRELAAAFEDGSGRLADSGCKQADVQVTDEDSATVAAVLSRGWPDDDLALAGPEPHVWLPDTEWEVEEVRRTLAAGGRTDVELTAEGAVAHSPLVLGVAPARARERTFQWRDLAAFRPLAAVDAADSGADLAAAAALARSALGVTALDAGALRGAGVARRLRDVALRTAPSRGDVCPAADRAVLASEKTVRDLTCLVPLYAAEGTLHLDHPFVSVRRPDRPRSARRDRVVGLFREHLFAQPAQEAFRLAGFRDRDWTPEPHPDVPRERQRELAVTVEPEALRPAWQAANRPSRVVLAVDGTERAVRLADLLTERVAARGEVLRLDFSPAELASVVERAVDAHGADPPVVVLSGVPRPAVPRREVSTAPVTVFGVGFAPGACSATDQLGAFRSAYRGNCHEEPDVDRALDALAEELWGARG from the coding sequence ATGGGGACGCCGCGGCCCGCGGTCCACCGGACGATCCTGGCGGTGGACGTGTCCGGGTTCGGCGCGCGTGACCTGAGCCAGCAGCAGGCCATCCGGCACGGCCTGTACGAGGCGCTGGTGGGCGCGTTCGCCGAGTGCGGCGTCGAGTGGACCGACGACTGGCACGGCACCTACCACGAGGACCGGGGCGACGGGCTGTTCGTGCTCGTGCCGGCCGGGGTGCCCAACAGCCGGGTGGTCAGCACCCTGCCGCACGCGCTGGTCGGCCGGCTCCGCAGGCACAACGCCACGTCCGCGCCGGAGGCGCGCATCCGGCTCCGGGCGGCGATCACCGCGGGCGAGGTGCTCAACGACGGCAACGGCGTGATGGGCGACGGCCTGGTGCTGGCGTTCCGGCTGCTGGACTGCGCGCCGCTGCGCGCCGAGCTGGCACAGCACCCCGGCGTGCTCGCGCTGATCGTGTCGGACCGGTTCTTCCAGGACGTGGTCCGGCCCGACCCGGCGTGCGACCCGGATTCGTACGGCGAGGTCGCGGTGGACGTGAAGGAGGTCCGCGGCACGGCGTGGATCTGCCGCCCGGACCACCCGCCGCCACCACCGCCGCCGCCGGGTAGGCGGGCCCGGCCGAGGTGGTCGGTGTCGGCGCTGACCGCGCTGCTGGCCCTCCCCCTGCTCTGCGACGCGCTGCTCGCCGCGCCCGTGCCGCCCGCGCCCTGCCCGGAGCCGGTGCAGCTCAACGTCCTGACCTCCACCGAGAAGCAGGACGTGGTGCGCGAACTGGCCGCCGCGTTCGAGGACGGTTCGGGCCGGTTGGCCGACAGCGGCTGCAAGCAGGCGGACGTGCAGGTGACGGACGAGGACTCGGCCACGGTCGCGGCGGTGCTGAGCCGGGGGTGGCCGGACGACGACCTCGCGCTGGCCGGCCCGGAGCCGCACGTGTGGCTGCCCGACACCGAGTGGGAGGTGGAGGAGGTCCGCCGGACCCTCGCCGCAGGCGGGCGCACCGACGTCGAGCTGACCGCCGAGGGCGCGGTCGCGCACTCGCCGCTGGTGCTGGGCGTCGCGCCGGCCCGCGCCCGCGAGCGGACCTTCCAGTGGCGCGACCTGGCGGCGTTCCGGCCGCTCGCCGCCGTCGACGCGGCCGACTCCGGCGCGGACCTGGCGGCGGCGGCCGCCCTGGCGCGGTCGGCGCTGGGCGTCACCGCCCTGGACGCGGGCGCGCTGCGCGGTGCGGGCGTCGCGCGCAGACTGCGGGACGTGGCGCTGCGCACCGCGCCGTCACGCGGCGACGTGTGCCCGGCCGCCGACCGGGCGGTGCTCGCCTCGGAGAAGACCGTCCGCGACCTGACGTGCCTGGTGCCGCTGTACGCGGCGGAGGGCACGCTGCACCTGGACCACCCGTTCGTCTCGGTGCGCCGCCCGGACCGGCCGCGCAGCGCCCGGCGGGACCGGGTGGTCGGCCTGTTCCGGGAGCACCTGTTCGCCCAGCCGGCCCAGGAGGCGTTCCGGCTGGCCGGTTTCCGGGACCGGGACTGGACGCCCGAGCCGCACCCCGACGTCCCGCGCGAGCGGCAGCGCGAGCTGGCCGTCACCGTCGAGCCGGAGGCCCTGCGCCCGGCGTGGCAGGCGGCGAACCGGCCGAGCCGCGTGGTGCTCGCCGTGGACGGCACGGAACGCGCGGTCCGGCTGGCGGACCTGCTCACCGAGCGGGTCGCGGCGCGCGGCGAGGTGCTGCGCCTGGACTTCTCCCCCGCCGAGCTGGCCTCCGTGGTGGAGCGCGCGGTCGACGCGCACGGCGCCGACCCGCCGGTCGTGGTCCTCAGCGGCGTGCCGCGGCCCGCCGTGCCGCGCCGCGAGGTGTCGACCGCGCCGGTGACCGTGTTCGGCGTCGGGTTCGCGCCGGGCGCGTGCTCGGCGACCGACCAGCTCGGCGCGTTCCGGTCCGCCTACCGCGGCAACTGCCACGAGGAGCCGGACGTGGACCGGGCGCTGGACGCACTGGCGGAGGAGTTGTGGGGTGCGCGTGGTTAG